A genomic region of Miscanthus floridulus cultivar M001 chromosome 3, ASM1932011v1, whole genome shotgun sequence contains the following coding sequences:
- the LOC136544399 gene encoding large ribosomal subunit protein uL2-like → MDQLDEAHDIALLRLAKYQQTLHRYHSRWVWDRAFNIIVSDQFYYEYYCGRRATLSIGDVLPLHGILEGAVIYNIEHHVGNYGASTGASMDYAIMTSHSPDNDTSAGASRNFSIVISCNRNSGTFVGTSRESSLGTTLTTAPLLGRTGTTPL, encoded by the exons atggaccagctagatgaagctcacgacatcgccctcctccgtttggccaagtaccagcagacgCTGCAtcggtaccatagccgatgggtgtgggaccgagccttcaat ATTATAgtttctgaccagttctactatgagtactactgcggtcgccgcgccacgctctccatcggtgatgtcctaccgctccatgggatcctcgagggcgccgtcatctacaacatcgagcaccacgTCGGCAACTATGGTGCCTCTACCGGGGCGTCCATGGATTATGCCATCATGACCAGCCACAGCCCTGACAACGACACCTCCGCCGGAGCGTCCAGGAACTTTTCCATTGTCATCAGCTGCAACCGTAACAGTGGCACCTTCGTCGGAACATCTAGGGAATCGTCATTAGGCACAACCTTGACAACAGCACCTCTGCTGGGGCGTACAGGGACTACGCCATTGTGA